caatatttatatcaggtttaaatgcaaattttgaatttgatttaaaaaaaattattgctctTTCTACATTAAGACAATTAGGtttaataataagaattttatttttaggttttaaatatatagctttttttcatttattaatacATGCATTTTTTAaggctttattatttatatgttCAGGAGTTTTTATTCAtagattaaataattttcaagatattcGTATTTTAGGTTCAATATTTAATCAAATACCTTTTACTTctatttgttttcatttttctaatttatcttTATGtggttttccttttttgtctggattttattcaaaggatattattttagaaatagttttaataataaattttaatttaattattataattatattttttttatcaactttaaTAACTGTTTCTTATACttttcgtttaatttatttttcaatattaggttgatataatataattagtttaaattttctaaatgattacaatttaaatttaaataattcaatatattttatattagttATAGTAGTTATGGGAGGTTCAATATTtatatgattaatttttccttatagatatattattattttacctttttattttaaaattttacctattattattattattatgggtATATTAATaggatttataatttattatttgaatattaaaatatttaattttaaattttattttttaagaatattttttagaaatataTGATTTTTACCTATTATTTCTACTTATGGTTTAGTTAAAAacttaatatttattaataaggaaataacattaaattttaatcaaaattgaatagaattttataaaagtaaaataattataatttttttaaaaatacttttaagTTTAtcagatttattatttttttattttaataatattttaaatttatttttattaattattttaattgtttttttaataatatttatttgtttaaatagcttaaataaaagtatattatTGAAGATGATATGATGATTAAATAATctttaaacaaatatttataaaatttgctaatttatttttacaatgaaaatgtaatgtttttataaactatataatatatatatatatatatatatatatatatatatataattagaaatataaatgattttaatcatttattaaaaagtTAGAagcttttataaatatatttctttaatttaattggaattttattattcagttttattattaacaataataagcCTCTATTTGgcttcaattaattatttaagataaattaattataaattaataatttttgaatgcAAATCAAGTGTTATATTTAACTATTATccttattttaaaaatgagttataatataataactaaAATTTCAGGTCGAaactgaatataaataatttatttcatttttattatttatattcagttTAAGGccccaaattttcattcataataAAGTCCTATTaatagaattaaaataaaataaactactataaataatcatatttttaaattagaaattggtaaagttattattattggtaaTATTAAAGTTACTTCaacatcaaaaattaaaaaaattactgcaattaaaaaaaatcgaattgaaaatgataaacGAGGAGATCCTTTAGGATCAAATCCACATTcaaatggagaatttttttctaattcataatttgttttttttgataatattaatgaaattattgttataattaaaattattattataattataaaaaatatataaattattaatttaattatttatactaaGTGTTTAGACTTTTTGATTGGAAATCAAATATactgtttatattatataaattattttaataagttCTTCATCAATAAAtagaaatgtataaaaataatcaaactaCATCGACAAAATGTCAATATCAAGAAGCTGCTTCAAATCCTAAATgatgtaattttgaataatgattattatttatacgaaaataattaattatgataaaaatagTACCAATTATAACATGAATTCCATGAAATCcagtagaaatgaaaaatgttgatccATAAATTGAATCCGCTATAGTAAATGGTGCTTCTTTATATTCATAtcattgtaaaaatgaaaaaattattcctaatataattgttaataataatctttttattctttcttttttaaaattatttataattctatGATGAGCTCATGTGATTGTAGCTCCTGATGATACtaaaataattgtattaaGTAATGGAATATCATAAGGATTAAAAGGTGTAATGTTTTTAGGAGGTCAAATTCTTCCAATTTCAATTGATGGGGATAATGATCTATGAAaaaaagctcaaaaaaaagataaaaagaagaaaatttcagaaataataaataaaattattcctaaTTTTAATCCTTTAGTAACATTAGATGTATGTAATCCTTGAAATGTTCTTTCTCGGATAATATCTCGTCATCAttgatatataattaatattgtaataataattcctaatattaatatatttattattttaaaattaaatcattTAATAGAACCTAtaagtataattattactCTAAGTGATCTTAATAAAGGTCATGGTCTATAATCAACTAAATGAAAAGGATGTtgaggtaatttttttattttcattattttacttctctAGTATATAAAGTAATTAAAGTTATAAATACATATGCTTGAATAATTGATACAGCATATTCAAGTGTTAATAGAGCAATTTGTATAATTactaaaatcaaagaaaaaaatatagaaatttttgttccaaTACTTCTTAGTAaagttattaataaatgtCCTGCAATAATATTTGCTGTTAAACGTACTGCTAAAGTTAAAggtcgaataaaatttctaattgaTTCGATTATTACTATAAAAGGTATTAATGCATTAGGTGTATTTTGAGGTacaagatgaataaatatatgattataattttttattcatccaaataatattgttattaatcaTAAAGTTAAAGATAATGATAATCTATTTGTTAAATGACTTGTTCTGGTGAAAATATAAGGAAATAAtcctataaaattatttaataaaattattaaaaataaagatgtaaatataattgttctattaattttataatttcctgataagattttaatttcgttatgtaacttatttaataattttgttaaaataattttttttcgtgatataattaatcaaaaagaagatggtaataaaattaatcttaTTAATGTTCTAgatcaattaatatttaatcatGAAATAAGTCTTGATGATGgatcaaaaatagaaaataaatttattatcattttcaatttataaaatttttagtaattttttttatttttttttttaatagatttatttttatataataacaaataataattattaaaccaaagataaaaataaaaaaaagagttaaaaaaaatcaatttatggGATATATTTGAGGAATTAAAGAATATTAGTTTAAATTCTAATATTTATAGTTTGACtaactattatttttataaattaattctttcattaataatattattttaaattttaatatttatagtttgattaattattattttataaattattctttcattaagaatattttaaaaaatattatcatttgATTTAAGAGATCAATGCTTTTTTTCGGCCACTTAATGtttaaaatgaattaattcattttaaaaaaaaaattattgggaTTCTTTCTACAACAATGGGTATAAATCTATGATTTGCTCCACAAATTTCTGAACATTGTCCAAATATTAATCCTGGTCGTTTTATAAAAAGTCTAATTTGATTTAATCGTCCTGGGAtagcatcaatttttttccctagtCTAGGGATTGTTCATGAATGAATAACATCTCTAGATGTAATGATTATTCGAATATTTGTATTTAAAGGtataattgtattattatcaACATCTAATAAacgaaatgaatttaatttaattgatttatttatataagattcaaattcaatatttttaaaatctgagTATTCATATCTTCAATATCATTGATGACCAATTGttttaattgtaattaaaggtttattaatttcatctGTTAAATAAAGAAGATGAATTGATGGTATTGCAATTAGAATTAAAAGAATTGAAGGCGTAAttgttcaaataatttcaatattttgtttatttaagatatttttatttaaaaatttattaattattattattattaatatatatataattgatgttgtaattaaaattaagattattatagtataatcatgaaaaaaaattatttgttctaTAATTGGAGAATTAgcattttgtatatttattcttGATCAAGTTgtcattttctaaaaaaagataaaataatcTTTATTATTGGGATTTAAATCCAATGCATTTTTCTGCCatattagatatatatatatatatatatatattattaataatattaataatattaacataaataataataataataaaataatattaatagaaataataatatattaataataatattatttttataaatgattattatacataattatttatttattttaggtATTTCTTCAAATCTATGATCAGATGGAggtattatttgttttcattcaaTCGATGATCTagtattttcattaaataatatttgtcGTTGGGATGATATTCTTTCtcagataataaaaattaaataaattactctaataaatgaaattagaGATCCAATTGAAGAAATAATGTTTCATGAAATAAATGCATCAGGATAATCAGAATATCGTCGAGGTATTCCATTTAATCCTAAAAAATGTTGAGGGAAAAAGGTTAAATTAACTCctaaaaatattatagtaaattgaatttttaatcatttattatttaatgttATTCCAGTAAATAATGGATACCAGTAAATAAATCCTGCTATAATTCCAAAAACTGCTCCTATAGATAAAACATAGTGAAAATGTGCTACTACATAATATGTATCATGAAGAATAATATCAATTGATGAATTAGATAATATAATTCCAGTTAATCCTCCTAtagtaaatagaaaaatgaatccTAAAGTTCATATTAGTGAaggtttaaaattaattcttgatcCATAAAGAGTTGCTATTcatctaaaaattttaattcctgTTGGAATCGCAATTACTATAGTTGCAGCTGTAAAATATGCTCGTGTGTCAACATCTATTCCTACAGTAAATATATGATGTGCTCATACTACAAATCCTAGTACtccaattgttattattgcataaattattcctaaagttccgaaagtttcttttttacctgATCTTTGAGAAATAATATGTGAAATTATTCCAAATGctggtaaaattaaaatataaacttCTGGATGTCCAAAGAATCAAAATAAATGTTGATATAAAATTGGATCACCACCACCTGAAGGATCAAAAAATGTTGTATTTAAATTTCGATCTCTTAAAAGTATTGTAATAGCTCCTGCTAAAACTGGTAAAGAAAGTAATAATAGAATAGCTGTTAATTTAACTGCTCAAATAAAAAGAGTTAATTGGTctaattttattccttttaaatgtatatttaatatagtagaaataaaattaattgctcCTATAATAGATGAAATCCCTGCtatatgtaaagaaaaaattgtataatcagTTGATGGTCCTGAATGACCTAAATTTCTTGATAAAGGAGGATAGATTGTTCATCCTGTTCCTGTTCCTGAATCAACAATTCTTCTTGATAAAAGTATAATTAATGAAGGAGGTAAAAGTCAAAatcttatattatttattcgagGAAATGCTATATCTGGTGCTCCTAATATTAAGGGTACTAATCAGTTTCCAAATCCTCCAATTATAATAGGtattactataaaaaaaattattaaaaatgcgTGAGATGtaacaattatattataaatttgatcGTCACCAATAAATGATCCTGGGGTACCTAATTCTATCAATCCTAGTATTCCAGATCAAATACCaaagataaaatataaagttccaatatttttgtgattagtcgaaaataatcattttttcggaattaatataatattatggaTAAAATGGCTGATTTAGGcgataaattgtaaatttattaatgaaactaaaaatttcttttattaaaaattcttaatcaaataaaataatagtatttttattacataagtgtaaaaaataaatttttttataaaatttacaatttatcatttaaattagctattttatttgtaaatataaatataagttaaataaagtt
This Diprion similis isolate iyDipSimi1 unplaced genomic scaffold, iyDipSimi1.1 ptg000059c, whole genome shotgun sequence DNA region includes the following protein-coding sequences:
- the LOC124415518 gene encoding LOW QUALITY PROTEIN: NADH-ubiquinone oxidoreductase chain 5-like (The sequence of the model RefSeq protein was modified relative to this genomic sequence to represent the inferred CDS: substituted 8 bases at 8 genomic stop codons); this encodes SLYFLIYDLVYFIEYNLIEVNSSCIVIIFLFDXISLIFIRIVLFISSFVIFYRGSYIRGDLNLNRFILLVIIFVISIILIIISPNLIRILLGXDGLGLISYCLVIYYQNIKSFNAGILTVLSNRIGDIFLLLSISXIIRFGRXNFYFYLDILKSNKIMIVIILIIFISSFTKSAQIPFSSXLPAAIAAPTPVSSLVHSSTLVTAGVYLLIRFSNLFLNENFIFIFILLSRLTIFISGLNANFEFDLKKIIALSTLRQLGLIIRILFLGFKYIAFFHLLIHAFFKALLFICSGVFIHRLNNFQDIRILGSIFNQIPFTSICFHFSNLSLCGFPFLSGFYSKDIILEIVLIINFNLIIIIIFFLSTLITVSYTFRLIYFSILGXYNIISLNFLNDYNLNLNNSIYFILVIVVMGGSIFIXLIFPYRYIIILPFYFKILPIIIIIMGILIGFIIYYLNIKIFNFKFYFLRIFFRNIXFLPIISTYGLVKNLIFINKEITLNFNQN
- the LOC124415517 gene encoding LOW QUALITY PROTEIN: cytochrome c oxidase subunit 2-like (The sequence of the model RefSeq protein was modified relative to this genomic sequence to represent the inferred CDS: substituted 5 bases at 5 genomic stop codons), yielding MTTXSRINIQNANSPIIEQIIFFHDYTIIILILITTSIIYILIIIIINKFLNKNILNKQNIEIIXTITPSILLILIAIPSIHLLYLTDEINKPLITIKTIGHQXYXRYEYSDFKNIEFESYINKSIKLNSFRLLDVDNNTIIPLNTNIRIIITSRDVIHSXTIPRLGKKIDAIPGRLNQIRLFIKRPGLIFGQCSEICGANHRFIPIVVERIPIIFFLK